Proteins encoded in a region of the Oscarella lobularis chromosome 5, ooOscLobu1.1, whole genome shotgun sequence genome:
- the LOC136187476 gene encoding inositol oxygenase-like isoform X1: MRIIDPSAVTRPESVHNTKERSEFRNFEVGVESRVRSTYAAMHRYQTYEFVQAKRDEWLKLDRTQMTILEALDLLNELVDESDPDIDLPNIVHAFQTAEKIRETHPERDWFHLVGLIHDLGKVMALWGEPQWATVGDTFPVGCAFSNKCVFAEQFEANPDSKDSQYRYESAPPPPLSIAISRISTKYGVYEPRCGLNNVVMSWGHDEYLYSVLVGNGCTIPPEGLSMVRFHSFYPWHSAGAYEYLMNDEDEKMLEYVREFNEFDLYTKCPNLPDIDELKPYYQSLIDKYCPGKLRF; the protein is encoded by the exons ATGCGCATCATCGATCCGTCGGCCGTTACTCGCCCCGAGAGCGTTCACAACACAAAAGAACGCAGCGAATTTCGAAATTTTGAG GTCGGCGTAGAGAGTCGAGTGAGGTCGACATACGCTGCCATGCACAGATATCAGACGTACGAGTTCGTTCAAGCAAAG AGAGACGAGTGGCTCAAGTTGGATCGAACCCAAATGACAATACTCGAAGCTTTAGATCTTCTCAacgaactcgtcgacgaaagcgatccGGAC atcGATTTGCCCAATATCGTACACGCTTTCCAAACGGCCGAAAAAATCCGAGAAACGCATCCGGAGCGAG ACTGGTTTCATCTCGTCGGTCTCATTCACGATCTTGGCAAAGTGATGGCCCTCTGGGGCGAGCCTCAATGGGCGACCGTTGGGGACACGTTTCCCGTAGGCTGCGCCTTTAGCAACAAATGCGTCTTCGCTGAGCAGTTTGAAGCGAATCCGGACTCGAAGGATAGTCAATATAGGTATGAAtccgcgccgccgccccctTTATCCATCGCTATTTCACGTATTAGCACAAAATATGGGGTATATGAACCCCGTTGCGGTTTGAATAATGTCGTCATGTCATGGGGTCACGACG AGTACCTCTATTCGGTTTTGGTCGGAAATGGTTGTACTATTCCTCCTGAGGGTTTGAGTATGGTTCGATTTCACTCGTTTTATCCGTGGCATTCAGCTGGTGCGTACGAATATTTGATGAatgacgaggacgagaagaTGCTGGAGTACGTTCGTGAATTCAA tgAATTTGACTTGTACACCAAGTGCCCGAATTTGCCAGATATTGATGAGCTAAAACCCTACTACCAGTCGCTGATAGACAAATATTGTCCAGgaaaacttcgattctaa
- the LOC136187476 gene encoding inositol oxygenase-like isoform X2 — protein MRIIDPSAVTRPESVHNTKERSEFRNFEVGVESRVRSTYAAMHRYQTYEFVQAKRDEWLKLDRTQMTILEALDLLNELVDESDPDIDLPNIVHAFQTAEKIRETHPERDWFHLVGLIHDLGKVMALWGEPQWATVGDTFPVGCAFSNKCVFAEQFEANPDSKDSQYSTKYGVYEPRCGLNNVVMSWGHDEYLYSVLVGNGCTIPPEGLSMVRFHSFYPWHSAGAYEYLMNDEDEKMLEYVREFNEFDLYTKCPNLPDIDELKPYYQSLIDKYCPGKLRF, from the exons ATGCGCATCATCGATCCGTCGGCCGTTACTCGCCCCGAGAGCGTTCACAACACAAAAGAACGCAGCGAATTTCGAAATTTTGAG GTCGGCGTAGAGAGTCGAGTGAGGTCGACATACGCTGCCATGCACAGATATCAGACGTACGAGTTCGTTCAAGCAAAG AGAGACGAGTGGCTCAAGTTGGATCGAACCCAAATGACAATACTCGAAGCTTTAGATCTTCTCAacgaactcgtcgacgaaagcgatccGGAC atcGATTTGCCCAATATCGTACACGCTTTCCAAACGGCCGAAAAAATCCGAGAAACGCATCCGGAGCGAG ACTGGTTTCATCTCGTCGGTCTCATTCACGATCTTGGCAAAGTGATGGCCCTCTGGGGCGAGCCTCAATGGGCGACCGTTGGGGACACGTTTCCCGTAGGCTGCGCCTTTAGCAACAAATGCGTCTTCGCTGAGCAGTTTGAAGCGAATCCGGACTCGAAGGATAGTCAATATAG CACAAAATATGGGGTATATGAACCCCGTTGCGGTTTGAATAATGTCGTCATGTCATGGGGTCACGACG AGTACCTCTATTCGGTTTTGGTCGGAAATGGTTGTACTATTCCTCCTGAGGGTTTGAGTATGGTTCGATTTCACTCGTTTTATCCGTGGCATTCAGCTGGTGCGTACGAATATTTGATGAatgacgaggacgagaagaTGCTGGAGTACGTTCGTGAATTCAA tgAATTTGACTTGTACACCAAGTGCCCGAATTTGCCAGATATTGATGAGCTAAAACCCTACTACCAGTCGCTGATAGACAAATATTGTCCAGgaaaacttcgattctaa
- the LOC136187475 gene encoding tektin-1-like produces MASLVRSPQKYSVEEWHQFNRQKYHNADTERATAERLRAESERLRAERQVKTNRTQSDVNKKLDQRAKDIEFWKSELHRQHDAIACEIEAMLEKKVSLERALAETEFPLQVSKTCLDFREKRVSVDVVHDDVEINLKKEMEMITGIRALLQKTLEESVEQIRLLRSKKFYLEKDMKDKFSALEIDAFCSSLHNESPHIHFSETKATIDAKSVTPDDWESFSNENILKAESERMASATLRGIIEDVLTSTSNDIQLQRNSVNAAFASRIAELKKTKETLENHLEKVNTEISSMELNIDSLQADISAKMGPLKVAQTRLDQRNRRQNVELVRDPAQYRLVGEVKEIEESLALLHEKLAESIRALKGLNRQQLALEEDIQVKSNSLNIDENQCMKLREQLH; encoded by the exons ATGGCAAGCTTGGTGCGTTCTCCGCAGAAGTACAGCGTCGAAGAATGGCATCAGTTCAACAGACAAAAATATCATAATGCTGACACAGAACGAGCCACGGCCGAGCGATTGCGAGCTGAAAGCGAGCGTCTTCGAGCAGAACGCCAAGTGAAAACAAACAGAACGCAATCGGACGTTAACAAGAAACTCGATCAACGAGCGAAGGACATAGAGTTTTGGAAATCGGAGCTACATCGGCAGCACGACGCGATCGCTtgcgaaatcgaagcgatgctggagaaaaaagtctcgctggaacgcgcgctagccgAAACCGAATTTCCCTTGCAAGTCTCCAAGACATGCCTCGATTTcagagaaaaacgcgtcagcgtcgacgtggttcacgacgacgttgaaatTAATCTAAAAAAG GAGATGGAAATGATTACGGGAATTCGAGCCTTGTTGCAAAAAACGTTGGAGGAGAGCGTGGAGCAGATTAG aTTGCTAAGATCGAAAAAATTTTACCTCGAAAAGGACATGAAAGACAAATTTTCCGCTTTGGAAATCGACGCGTTCTGCTCATCTCTTCACAACGAATCGCCTCACATTCACTTCAGCGAGACAAAAGCAACAATCGACGcaaa ATCTGTGACGCCAGACGATTGGGAATCCTTTTCCAACGAAAACATACTAAAAGCGGAAAGCGAACGCATGGCATCGGCGACATTGCGCGGAATCATCGAAGACGTTCTGACGTCAACTTCGAACGACATACAACTCCAGCGCAATAGCGTCAACGCCGCCTTCGCCTCGCGTATCGCTGaattaaagaaaacaaaagaaacgctTGAGAATCACCTGGAAAAA GTCAATACCGAAATTTCTTCCATGGAATTGAACATTGATTCCCTTCAGGCGGACATTTCCGCCAAGATGGGACCCCTAAAAGTCGCTCAAACTCGTCTTGATCAACgcaatcgacgtcagaaCGTCGAATTGGTTCGCGATCCCGCTCAATATCGGCTCGTTGGCGAAGTGAAGGAAATCGAGGAATCGCTTGCGCTTCTCCACGAAAAATTAGCCGAGTCGATTCGCGCGCTTAAGGGATTGAACAGGCAGCAGTTGGCCCTCGAGGAAGACATACAGGTTAAGAGCAATTCGTTGAACATCGATGAGAATCAGTGCATGAAACTCAGAGAGCAACTccactga